A part of Arthrobacter dokdonellae genomic DNA contains:
- a CDS encoding EscU/YscU/HrcU family type III secretion system export apparatus switch protein: protein MAETGERTEKATERRMKEVREKGQLSRSQDLTAWVGVGAAVIMLPGVIARSSNALADQMFTAASMAAHPDPLVALRALETGVGTVAGILGPMLFAVVAAVLAAAAVQGGIRFKKFKPKFEQFDLLKGLKNVVGTQALWNGAKALLKTAVVGLVLYTVVQGMVPVLLQAGGLQITELLGAAGGGVVQLVQYAVAAGMLLALADVFVISRRNRKKTRMTKKEVKDENKSSDGDPMIKSARRQRQLAMARNRMMSAVGTADVVLVNPVHVAVALRYEPGKSAPRVVAKGADRVAARIRAEAEAKKVPLVKDIPLARALHGSCELGAEIPVELYNQVAAVLAFVMALKKRGSAAGMHQLHPAGSAIPPKPNSTNLSKGMPA, encoded by the coding sequence TGGGGCCGCCGTCATCATGCTTCCCGGCGTGATCGCACGCAGCTCCAACGCGCTGGCGGACCAGATGTTCACGGCCGCCTCGATGGCCGCGCACCCCGATCCGCTGGTGGCGCTGCGCGCCCTGGAGACGGGGGTGGGGACGGTGGCCGGCATCCTGGGCCCCATGCTGTTCGCGGTGGTGGCCGCGGTGCTGGCGGCGGCCGCCGTCCAGGGCGGCATCCGGTTCAAGAAGTTCAAGCCCAAGTTTGAGCAGTTTGACCTGCTCAAGGGGCTCAAGAACGTGGTGGGCACGCAGGCGCTGTGGAACGGGGCGAAGGCGCTGCTGAAGACCGCCGTGGTGGGGCTGGTCCTCTACACGGTGGTCCAGGGGATGGTCCCGGTCCTGCTGCAGGCGGGCGGGCTGCAGATCACCGAGCTGCTCGGCGCGGCCGGCGGCGGCGTCGTCCAGCTGGTGCAGTACGCCGTGGCGGCGGGGATGCTGCTGGCCCTGGCCGACGTCTTTGTCATCTCCCGCCGCAACCGCAAGAAGACGCGCATGACCAAGAAGGAAGTCAAGGACGAGAACAAGTCCAGCGACGGCGACCCCATGATCAAGTCGGCCCGCCGCCAGCGCCAGCTGGCCATGGCGCGCAACCGCATGATGAGCGCGGTGGGGACGGCCGACGTCGTCCTCGTCAACCCCGTGCATGTGGCGGTGGCCCTGCGGTACGAACCGGGCAAGTCCGCCCCCCGTGTGGTGGCCAAGGGCGCGGACCGGGTGGCGGCCCGGATCCGGGCCGAGGCCGAGGCCAAGAAGGTGCCCCTGGTCAAGGACATCCCCCTGGCCCGCGCCCTGCACGGCTCCTGTGAGCTTGGCGCGGAGATCCCGGTGGAACTGTACAACCAGGTGGCGGCCGTCCTGGCGTTTGTCATGGCCTTGAAAAAGCGCGGCTCGGCGGCCGGGATGCACCAGCTCCACCCGGCCGGCTCCGCCATCCCGCCGAAGCCGAACAGCACCAACCTAAGCAAAGGAATGCCCGCGTGA
- a CDS encoding flagellar biosynthesis protein FlhA: MGVVGIVLLLVVPIPAMLLDVLIIINIVFALLVLMNSMFVKKPLDFSVFPSLLLVATLFRLGLNVASTRLVLGQAHAGQVIQAFGEVTVSGNLIIGGVIFLILVVIQFVVVTKGAERVAEVGARFTLDAMPGKQMAIDADLNAGLITDVEAKERRVEVSAEADFYGAMDGASKFVKGDAIVGIIIIIINLVGGIAIGMLQRGMDITDAVKTYSLLSVGDGLVSQIPALLMAVATGMIVTRSNASSDMGTTAALQLTQSRSALLVSGVAAIIMSVIPGMPVFLFLGVGALLLFIGQRVKVGEKKAAAAKELEAAVAAPQAETTEDIIGQMRVQALEIQLSTDLVDLVSGSADDLLARIKALRHKVAMELGMVVPPVRTRDHVELPPSTYVIRIAGVEAGRGTAPAGRVLALGDQLGALPGTPTVEPVFGLAGKWIPAEMRHSAEMAGATVIDRVSVLITHLSAIVNANAARLLSREDVRVLTEGVKDVSPSIVEELVPGQLSLGEVQRVLQGLLEEQVPINDLPRIYEALSLHAKKGTEPETLIEAARTALGPVIADRCLDGSSLAVLMIDPSLEQSLLEGLRPSELGTQIVVDPSRLEAFLVSVTETFTAAEAAGHSPVLVCAPALRPAIWRLVSGRVKGLPVLSYTEATAGNPTIDTVGVVRSAQSISA, encoded by the coding sequence ATGGGGGTGGTGGGAATTGTGCTGCTCCTGGTGGTCCCCATCCCGGCCATGCTGCTGGACGTCCTGATCATCATCAACATTGTCTTTGCGCTGCTGGTGCTCATGAACAGCATGTTTGTGAAGAAGCCACTGGATTTTTCCGTGTTCCCGTCGCTGCTGCTCGTGGCCACCCTGTTCCGGCTCGGCCTCAACGTCGCCTCAACCCGCCTGGTGCTGGGGCAGGCCCACGCCGGCCAGGTGATCCAGGCCTTTGGCGAGGTGACCGTCAGCGGGAACCTGATCATTGGCGGCGTGATCTTCCTGATCCTGGTCGTCATCCAGTTCGTGGTGGTCACCAAGGGCGCCGAGCGTGTGGCCGAGGTGGGTGCCCGCTTCACCCTCGACGCCATGCCCGGCAAACAGATGGCCATCGACGCCGACCTGAACGCGGGCCTGATCACCGACGTCGAGGCCAAGGAGCGCCGCGTGGAGGTCTCCGCCGAGGCCGACTTCTACGGCGCCATGGACGGTGCGTCCAAGTTCGTCAAGGGCGATGCCATTGTCGGCATCATCATCATCATCATCAACCTCGTGGGCGGCATCGCCATCGGCATGCTCCAGCGCGGCATGGACATCACCGACGCCGTCAAAACGTACTCGCTGCTGTCCGTCGGCGACGGCCTGGTCTCGCAGATCCCGGCCCTGCTGATGGCCGTCGCCACCGGCATGATCGTCACCCGCTCCAACGCGTCCTCGGACATGGGCACGACGGCGGCCCTGCAGCTCACCCAGTCACGCTCGGCCCTGCTCGTGTCCGGTGTCGCGGCGATCATCATGTCCGTGATCCCCGGCATGCCGGTGTTCCTGTTCCTGGGCGTCGGGGCCCTGCTGCTGTTCATCGGCCAGCGGGTCAAGGTGGGCGAGAAGAAGGCGGCCGCCGCGAAGGAGCTGGAGGCGGCGGTCGCGGCGCCCCAGGCCGAGACCACGGAGGACATCATCGGGCAGATGCGCGTCCAGGCACTGGAAATCCAGCTGTCCACCGACCTCGTGGACCTTGTTTCGGGCTCCGCGGACGACCTTCTGGCCCGGATCAAGGCGCTGCGGCACAAGGTGGCCATGGAGCTGGGCATGGTGGTGCCGCCGGTGCGCACCCGCGACCATGTGGAGCTGCCGCCGTCGACCTACGTGATCCGCATTGCCGGCGTCGAGGCCGGGCGCGGGACCGCCCCGGCCGGCCGCGTCCTGGCCCTCGGCGACCAGCTGGGAGCCCTGCCCGGCACCCCCACCGTGGAGCCCGTGTTCGGGCTGGCCGGCAAGTGGATTCCGGCGGAAATGCGGCACAGCGCCGAAATGGCCGGCGCCACCGTGATCGACCGCGTCTCCGTGCTCATCACGCACCTCTCCGCCATTGTCAACGCCAACGCCGCCCGCCTGCTCAGCCGCGAGGACGTGCGTGTGCTCACCGAGGGCGTCAAGGACGTCTCGCCGTCGATCGTGGAGGAGCTGGTCCCCGGACAGCTGTCCCTGGGCGAGGTCCAGCGCGTGCTGCAGGGGCTCTTGGAGGAGCAGGTGCCCATCAACGACCTTCCCCGGATCTATGAGGCCCTGTCGCTGCACGCGAAGAAGGGCACGGAGCCTGAAACGCTCATTGAAGCGGCACGGACCGCGCTGGGCCCGGTCATCGCGGACAGGTGCCTTGACGGCAGCTCGCTGGCCGTGCTGATGATCGATCCCTCCCTGGAACAGTCCCTGCTGGAGGGCCTGCGTCCCTCCGAGCTCGGCACCCAGATCGTGGTCGACCCGTCCCGGCTCGAAGCCTTTCTGGTGTCCGTGACGGAGACGTTCACGGCCGCCGAGGCCGCGGGCCACAGCCCGGTCCTGGTCTGCGCCCCGGCGCTCCGCCCGGCCATCTGGCGGCTGGTCTCCGGCCGCGTCAAGGGGCTTCCCGTGCTCTCCTACACGGAGGCAACGGCCGGAAACCCGACCATCGACACCGTAGGAGTTGTGCGCAGTGCCCAGTCGATTTCAGCTTAG
- the csrA gene encoding carbon storage regulator CsrA, which translates to MLVLTRKIGEKIVIGGNITVTILDGGRGEGVRIGIDAPRDVSIHRSEVVDAVSANNREAAEGSAAVSGTESPEQLILAALGLASPE; encoded by the coding sequence ATGCTGGTATTGACACGTAAGATTGGCGAGAAGATCGTCATCGGCGGGAACATCACGGTCACCATCCTCGACGGCGGCCGCGGCGAAGGCGTGCGCATCGGCATTGACGCCCCGCGCGACGTCAGCATCCACCGCAGCGAGGTGGTGGATGCCGTGTCGGCGAACAACCGCGAAGCCGCCGAAGGCTCGGCCGCGGTGTCCGGCACGGAAAGCCCCGAACAGCTCATCCTGGCAGCGTTGGGACTGGCGTCGCCGGAATAG
- a CDS encoding FAD-binding oxidoreductase, with product MEPIGEPTGHPAVFDGPPAFDDLRRAVDGALFAPGQPGYTELSTPWNLAVRTSPAAVLEAATAQDVVEAVRFASANGLPVAVQATGHGIASDLDGALLIHTRNLAECTIDPRGWARTGAGVTWKTVLSACAGTGLAGLCGSAPGVSVAGYTSGGGIGPMARTFGAASDQVRAFDVVTGDGRLRHVTAETEPDLFWGLRGGKSSLGIITATEFNLLPLPTIYAGALFFGEDSAARATFAWSSWCHTLPPEASTSLALMQLPPTPGVPEALAGTFTAAVRYVYTGSPDDGARWLAPMRAAGVPLMDAVQTMPYSMIGMVHSDPEDALPASEASCLLADFGPEAAQTLLRAVGPGTNSPQLLVEIRQFGGALSEEPAVPSALCHRDAGFGLYSVGVAAPPELPAIAVHAAGLHASMGEWHFGANLPNFSASSGAAGFAASYTPEVLARLTRLAAHYDPDALFRLGQVPAR from the coding sequence ATGGAACCCATTGGAGAACCGACGGGGCACCCCGCCGTGTTTGACGGCCCGCCGGCGTTTGATGACCTGCGCCGCGCCGTGGACGGCGCACTGTTCGCACCCGGACAGCCCGGCTACACCGAGCTGTCCACCCCCTGGAACCTGGCCGTTCGCACCAGCCCGGCCGCCGTACTGGAAGCCGCCACGGCGCAGGACGTGGTGGAGGCCGTCAGGTTCGCCTCCGCCAACGGGCTGCCGGTCGCGGTGCAGGCCACCGGACACGGAATCGCCAGCGACCTCGACGGCGCCCTGCTCATCCACACCCGGAACCTGGCCGAATGCACCATCGACCCCCGCGGCTGGGCGCGCACGGGCGCCGGCGTCACGTGGAAGACGGTCCTCTCGGCGTGCGCGGGCACCGGCCTCGCCGGACTGTGCGGCTCCGCCCCCGGCGTCAGCGTGGCGGGCTACACCAGCGGGGGCGGAATCGGCCCCATGGCCCGCACGTTCGGCGCCGCCTCCGACCAGGTCCGCGCGTTCGACGTCGTCACCGGCGACGGCCGGCTGCGCCACGTCACCGCGGAAACCGAGCCGGACCTCTTCTGGGGCCTGCGCGGCGGCAAGTCGTCCCTGGGCATCATCACCGCCACTGAATTCAACCTCCTGCCGCTGCCCACCATCTACGCCGGCGCGCTGTTCTTCGGCGAGGACTCGGCCGCCCGCGCCACGTTCGCCTGGTCCAGCTGGTGCCACACGCTGCCGCCGGAGGCCAGCACCTCGCTGGCCCTCATGCAGCTCCCGCCCACGCCCGGTGTGCCCGAAGCGCTGGCCGGGACGTTCACCGCCGCGGTCCGCTACGTGTACACCGGCAGCCCGGACGACGGCGCCCGCTGGCTTGCGCCGATGCGCGCGGCCGGGGTGCCCCTCATGGATGCGGTGCAAACGATGCCCTACTCGATGATCGGCATGGTGCACTCCGACCCGGAGGACGCGCTGCCCGCCAGCGAGGCGTCCTGCCTGCTGGCGGACTTTGGCCCCGAGGCCGCACAAACCCTGCTTCGCGCAGTGGGGCCGGGCACCAACTCGCCACAGCTGCTGGTGGAAATCCGCCAGTTCGGCGGGGCCCTGTCCGAGGAGCCTGCCGTTCCCAGCGCCCTCTGCCACCGCGACGCCGGGTTTGGCCTGTACAGCGTGGGCGTTGCGGCGCCGCCGGAACTGCCGGCCATCGCCGTCCACGCCGCCGGGCTCCACGCGTCCATGGGCGAATGGCACTTCGGGGCGAACCTGCCGAATTTTTCGGCGTCCAGCGGCGCGGCGGGATTCGCCGCCAGCTACACGCCCGAAGTGCTGGCCAGGCTGACCCGCCTTGCCGCCCACTACGACCCCGACGCCCTGTTCCGGCTTGGCCAGGTGCCCGCGCGGTAA
- a CDS encoding TetR/AcrR family transcriptional regulator, producing the protein MTDRAVPLDGRGAAARGSGARDARRRAGRPPHALLGQAQITKAALKLVARDGYKGLTMSGLARALNVAPSALYNHVSSKQDVLLLVEDSLMGRVDVSAFAARPWAEAVRLWAHSYRDAFSAHLPLIPVIALLPVTNAPQTIRMYEAVTEGFLRAGWPQERIVDAIVALESFIFGSAYDVNAPADIFATGELEAEAPHFSAAVARRRNPDGHNDADAAFALGLDALVAGLAAAIVPSATG; encoded by the coding sequence GTGACGGACAGGGCAGTGCCGCTGGATGGGCGGGGCGCCGCGGCCCGCGGGTCCGGCGCCAGGGACGCACGACGCCGGGCCGGCCGGCCCCCGCACGCCCTGCTGGGCCAGGCGCAGATCACCAAGGCGGCGCTGAAACTGGTGGCCCGCGACGGCTACAAGGGCCTCACGATGTCGGGGCTGGCCAGGGCGCTGAACGTTGCGCCGTCGGCCCTGTACAACCATGTCAGCTCAAAGCAGGACGTGCTGCTGCTTGTGGAGGATTCGCTCATGGGCCGGGTGGACGTGTCGGCGTTTGCCGCCAGGCCATGGGCCGAGGCCGTCCGGCTCTGGGCGCACTCCTACCGGGACGCCTTTTCGGCCCACCTGCCGCTGATTCCGGTCATTGCCCTGCTGCCCGTGACCAACGCGCCGCAAACGATCAGGATGTACGAGGCCGTGACGGAAGGTTTTCTGCGTGCGGGCTGGCCGCAGGAGCGGATCGTCGACGCGATCGTTGCCCTGGAATCCTTCATTTTTGGTTCCGCCTACGACGTCAACGCGCCCGCGGACATCTTTGCCACCGGCGAGCTGGAGGCCGAGGCGCCGCACTTCAGCGCCGCCGTCGCCCGCCGCCGGAATCCGGACGGCCACAACGACGCCGATGCCGCCTTTGCCCTGGGCCTGGACGCCCTGGTGGCCGGGCTGGCGGCGGCGATCGTTCCCTCCGCCACCGGCTGA
- a CDS encoding flavin monoamine oxidase family protein — protein sequence MASTHNIERDVVIIGAGPSGLTAAHELAKAGLSVAVLEARDRVGGRTWSNTIDGAWLEIGGQWVSPDQTALIGLLDELGLDTYSRYRDGDSVYIAPDGTRTRYTGEMFPVSAETKTEMDRLIGTLDTLAAAMDPAKPWDHPQARELDTISFHHWLRGQSGDEEACNNIGLFIAGGMLTKPAHAFSALQAVFMASSAGSFTNLVDDNFILDKRVVGGMQGASLAIAEKLGGDVILNSPVRSVHWEEADGGWRATVASDDVTVTARRVVMAVPPNLYSRVSFDPPLPRRQHQMHQHQSLGFVIKVHAVYETPFWREDGLSGTGFSASSLVQEVYDNTNFEDPRGTLVGFISDEKADYAFTLSPEQRRKEVTAALAEFLGDAAAEPVVYYESDWGAEEWTRGAYAASYDLGGLHRYGPDQLTPVGPIHWSCSDLAAEGYQHVDGAVRMGQYTAAKIIAELAQRPVG from the coding sequence ATGGCCAGCACACACAACATCGAGCGGGACGTCGTCATCATCGGCGCCGGCCCGTCCGGCCTGACGGCCGCGCACGAACTGGCCAAGGCGGGGCTGTCCGTGGCCGTCCTCGAGGCGCGGGACCGCGTGGGCGGACGGACCTGGTCCAACACGATCGACGGCGCCTGGCTGGAAATTGGCGGCCAGTGGGTCTCCCCGGACCAGACGGCGCTGATCGGCCTGCTGGATGAGCTGGGCCTTGACACCTACTCCCGCTACCGCGACGGCGACAGCGTCTACATCGCCCCCGACGGCACGCGCACCCGCTACACCGGCGAAATGTTCCCCGTCAGCGCCGAGACCAAGACGGAAATGGACAGGCTCATCGGCACCCTCGACACGCTCGCCGCCGCCATGGACCCGGCCAAGCCGTGGGATCACCCGCAGGCCCGCGAGCTGGACACCATCTCGTTCCACCACTGGCTGCGCGGGCAGTCCGGCGACGAGGAGGCCTGCAACAACATCGGCCTGTTCATCGCCGGCGGCATGCTCACCAAGCCGGCCCACGCGTTCTCCGCGCTCCAGGCCGTGTTCATGGCCTCCTCGGCCGGCTCCTTCACGAACCTGGTGGACGACAACTTCATCCTTGACAAGCGCGTGGTGGGCGGCATGCAGGGCGCGTCCCTGGCCATCGCGGAGAAGCTCGGCGGCGACGTCATCCTCAACTCCCCGGTGCGCTCCGTCCACTGGGAGGAGGCCGACGGCGGCTGGCGCGCCACCGTGGCCAGCGACGACGTCACCGTCACCGCCAGGCGCGTGGTCATGGCCGTGCCGCCAAACCTGTACAGCCGCGTCTCCTTCGACCCGCCGCTGCCGCGCCGCCAGCACCAGATGCACCAGCACCAGTCCCTGGGCTTCGTCATCAAGGTCCACGCCGTCTACGAGACGCCGTTCTGGCGCGAAGACGGGCTCTCCGGCACCGGCTTCAGTGCGTCTTCGCTGGTCCAGGAAGTCTACGACAACACGAACTTCGAGGATCCCCGCGGCACCCTGGTGGGATTCATATCCGACGAAAAGGCCGACTACGCCTTCACGCTTTCGCCCGAACAGCGCCGGAAGGAAGTCACGGCGGCGCTCGCCGAATTCCTCGGCGACGCCGCCGCGGAACCCGTGGTCTACTACGAATCCGACTGGGGCGCCGAGGAATGGACGCGCGGCGCCTACGCCGCCAGCTACGACCTGGGCGGCCTGCACCGCTACGGACCCGACCAGCTCACCCCGGTGGGACCCATCCACTGGTCCTGCTCCGACCTGGCCGCCGAGGGCTACCAGCACGTGGACGGTGCCGTGCGCATGGGCCAGTATACGGCCGCGAAAATCATCGCCGAGCTGGCGCAGCGACCCGTCGGCTGA
- a CDS encoding APC family permease has translation MTTPKTATKPAGDHGLSEKGLKAGSVGLIGAVVIGVSCIAPAYTLTAALGPTVSEVGVHLPAIFLVGFIPMLLVALGYRELNNAMPDAGTSFTWATRAFGPWLGWMGGWGLIAATIIVLSNLAAVAVDFFYLMLAQIFRNPSLADLTRVLPLNIATTLVFIAGACWISYRGMETTKAFQYILVAFQLLVLGWFAIAAFAHVANGTAFDATAISADWFNPFAVGSFSAFAAGVSLSIFIFWGWDVTLTMNEETKNPEKTPGRAATVTVVVIVVIYMVVSLATLSFAGIGTTGLGAGNPANQGSIFAVLAGPVMGPFAILMSLAILSSSAASLQSTFVSPARTLLSMGHYRALPRSFGRISPAHKSPGYATVAAAVAAAGFYIITRSLSENALWDTITALGMMICFYYGITALACVWYFRAEAFHGARNFLCKFLAPLVGGVILLVMFVKTAYDSMDPSYGSGSNIGGLGLVFILGCGVILLGAVLMFFMYRRHPEFFRGEVLSRASQVYNP, from the coding sequence ATGACAACCCCCAAAACTGCCACAAAACCCGCCGGTGACCACGGGCTGAGCGAGAAGGGCCTCAAGGCCGGCTCGGTGGGCCTGATCGGCGCCGTCGTGATCGGCGTTTCCTGCATCGCCCCGGCCTACACGCTCACCGCCGCCCTGGGCCCCACCGTGTCGGAGGTCGGCGTCCACCTGCCGGCCATCTTCCTGGTCGGCTTCATCCCCATGCTGCTCGTGGCGTTGGGCTACCGCGAACTGAACAATGCCATGCCCGACGCCGGCACCTCCTTCACGTGGGCCACGCGCGCCTTCGGGCCGTGGCTGGGCTGGATGGGCGGCTGGGGCCTGATTGCGGCCACCATCATTGTCCTGTCCAACCTGGCGGCCGTGGCGGTGGACTTCTTCTACCTGATGCTCGCGCAAATTTTCCGGAACCCGTCGCTGGCGGACCTGACCCGCGTGCTGCCGCTGAACATTGCCACCACGCTGGTGTTCATTGCCGGGGCCTGCTGGATTTCCTACCGCGGCATGGAGACCACCAAGGCGTTCCAGTACATCCTGGTGGCGTTCCAACTGCTGGTGCTGGGCTGGTTTGCCATCGCGGCCTTCGCCCACGTCGCCAACGGCACGGCCTTTGACGCAACGGCCATCTCGGCGGACTGGTTCAACCCCTTTGCCGTGGGCTCGTTCTCCGCGTTCGCGGCCGGCGTCTCGCTGTCCATCTTCATTTTCTGGGGCTGGGACGTCACCTTGACCATGAACGAGGAAACGAAGAACCCGGAAAAGACCCCGGGCCGCGCGGCCACGGTCACGGTGGTGGTCATCGTGGTGATTTACATGGTGGTTTCCCTGGCCACCCTGTCCTTCGCCGGCATCGGCACCACCGGTCTGGGCGCCGGCAACCCGGCAAACCAGGGCAGCATTTTCGCCGTGCTGGCCGGCCCGGTCATGGGACCGTTCGCCATCCTGATGTCGCTGGCCATCCTCAGCTCGTCCGCGGCCTCGCTGCAGTCGACCTTCGTGTCCCCGGCCAGGACGCTGCTGTCCATGGGCCACTACCGGGCCCTGCCCAGGAGCTTCGGGCGGATCAGCCCCGCCCACAAGTCCCCGGGCTACGCCACCGTCGCGGCCGCCGTCGCCGCCGCCGGCTTCTACATCATTACCCGGTCGCTGTCCGAGAACGCCCTGTGGGACACCATCACCGCCCTGGGCATGATGATCTGCTTCTACTACGGCATCACGGCGCTGGCCTGCGTCTGGTACTTCCGTGCCGAGGCCTTCCATGGGGCGCGGAACTTTCTGTGCAAGTTCCTGGCACCGCTGGTGGGCGGGGTGATCCTGCTGGTCATGTTCGTCAAGACCGCGTACGACTCCATGGACCCGTCCTACGGCTCCGGCTCCAACATTGGCGGGCTGGGCCTGGTGTTCATCCTCGGCTGCGGCGTGATCCTGCTGGGCGCCGTGCTGATGTTCTTCATGTACCGCCGGCACCCGGAGTTCTTCAGGGGCGAGGTCCTCAGCCGCGCCAGCCAGGTCTACAACCCGTAA
- a CDS encoding DUF5997 family protein, which yields MKPATAARKLGIHLPAAPAEFQENAITREEFKVLQENPPQWLVELRRIGPHPRQVVAQKLNISIGGLNRSDITEPLTTADITALLQAPPAWLVEERAVFAKARAEAQLAKEREAARRPKS from the coding sequence ATGAAGCCCGCCACCGCGGCCAGGAAGCTGGGCATCCACCTGCCCGCGGCCCCCGCGGAATTCCAAGAGAACGCGATCACCCGGGAGGAATTCAAGGTTTTGCAGGAGAACCCGCCGCAGTGGCTGGTGGAGTTGCGCCGCATCGGTCCGCACCCGCGCCAGGTGGTGGCCCAGAAATTGAACATCTCCATCGGCGGCCTCAACCGCTCCGACATCACCGAGCCGCTCACGACGGCGGACATCACCGCACTGCTCCAAGCTCCCCCTGCGTGGCTGGTGGAGGAGCGCGCCGTGTTCGCCAAGGCCCGGGCAGAGGCGCAGCTGGCCAAGGAGCGCGAGGCGGCCCGCCGCCCGAAGAGCTAG
- a CDS encoding substrate-binding domain-containing protein, with the protein MPEPRELTVTFVPGVTPGKWIHRWEERMPDVALASRPVPESRQLDAVRAGEADMAFVRLPVDKAGLNVIPLYTELSVVVAPKDHPIAAFDEIAVAELADEYLLADPDDFPAWRDISTEIQAGTRKPLPPVASVEDALDLVEAGLGILILPMSVARHFNRKALRARVVTGVPESGIGLAWLHSDTPLPDGFDAVIEEFIGVVRGRGANSSRQPSVLAKQAEAPKKGAKASRGKGNATAGKGGGSNKGGSGKGGGSNLRGGGRPGGKARAQKRGRR; encoded by the coding sequence GTGCCAGAACCCCGCGAACTTACAGTGACCTTTGTGCCGGGCGTGACTCCCGGAAAGTGGATCCACCGCTGGGAGGAGCGCATGCCGGACGTCGCACTGGCGTCCCGTCCCGTGCCCGAATCCCGGCAGCTCGACGCCGTCCGTGCCGGCGAGGCGGACATGGCCTTTGTGCGGCTCCCGGTGGACAAGGCGGGGCTGAACGTCATCCCCCTTTACACGGAGCTCTCCGTGGTGGTGGCCCCCAAGGACCACCCGATCGCCGCGTTCGACGAAATTGCCGTGGCGGAACTGGCCGACGAATACCTGCTGGCCGATCCCGACGACTTCCCCGCCTGGCGCGACATCTCCACGGAAATCCAGGCCGGGACGCGCAAGCCGCTGCCGCCCGTGGCTTCGGTGGAGGACGCCCTTGACCTGGTGGAGGCGGGCTTGGGAATCCTGATCCTGCCGATGTCCGTGGCCCGGCACTTCAACCGCAAGGCTCTGCGGGCGCGCGTGGTCACAGGTGTCCCGGAATCGGGAATCGGCCTCGCCTGGCTGCACTCCGACACGCCCCTGCCGGACGGCTTCGACGCCGTCATCGAGGAATTCATCGGCGTGGTGCGCGGGCGCGGCGCCAACAGTTCGCGCCAGCCGTCCGTGCTGGCCAAGCAGGCGGAGGCGCCGAAGAAGGGCGCCAAGGCGTCGCGCGGCAAGGGCAATGCGACGGCCGGCAAGGGTGGCGGTTCCAACAAGGGTGGGTCCGGCAAGGGCGGGGGTTCCAACCTTCGCGGCGGAGGCCGGCCGGGCGGCAAGGCCCGGGCGCAAAAGCGAGGCCGGCGTTAA
- a CDS encoding zinc-binding dehydrogenase produces MTGGMMDAAYINHTGGAGDIEFGALPLPRAAGDTVLVRVGATAVNHVDTFVRSGRYATELAFPQALGRDLTGTVVQVAPGAADRFRPGDLVWSNSMGFGGRPGAAAAFAAVPVIRLYSLPSGADPVEAAAVLHSGATAWLALHRHAGVQPGETVFVGGAAGQVGSALVVQAVRAGAAVITSSSRDDAGWCRGLGAAATLDYRSPALMAELADAVHAVSGGRGLDIHIETSGRHRLEAAVELLALRGRIIALSGMAATDPLPLGRLYTRDGSIRGFAISNATVEELADAARAVNELLADGALRARHITRLPLREAAAAHAALEDGTARGKLVLIP; encoded by the coding sequence ATGACCGGGGGAATGATGGATGCGGCGTACATAAATCACACCGGCGGCGCCGGCGACATCGAGTTTGGCGCACTGCCGCTGCCGAGGGCGGCCGGCGACACCGTGCTGGTGCGGGTGGGCGCCACTGCGGTCAACCACGTGGACACGTTTGTGCGCAGTGGCCGGTACGCCACCGAGCTGGCCTTTCCGCAGGCGTTGGGACGCGACCTCACCGGCACCGTCGTGCAGGTGGCACCCGGCGCCGCGGACCGTTTCCGGCCCGGGGACCTCGTGTGGTCCAACTCGATGGGCTTCGGCGGCAGGCCGGGAGCGGCCGCGGCCTTCGCCGCCGTGCCCGTCATCAGGCTTTATTCGCTCCCCAGCGGCGCGGATCCGGTGGAGGCGGCCGCCGTCCTGCATTCCGGCGCCACGGCCTGGCTGGCACTCCACCGGCATGCCGGCGTGCAGCCGGGCGAGACTGTCTTTGTGGGCGGCGCCGCCGGGCAGGTGGGATCGGCGCTGGTGGTCCAGGCCGTCCGTGCGGGCGCGGCGGTCATCACCTCCTCGAGCCGGGACGACGCCGGCTGGTGCCGCGGCCTCGGTGCCGCGGCCACGCTGGACTACCGCTCCCCGGCGCTGATGGCCGAACTGGCGGACGCGGTGCATGCCGTTTCCGGGGGCCGCGGCCTGGACATCCACATCGAGACATCCGGCCGGCACCGGCTGGAGGCCGCCGTCGAGCTGTTGGCCCTGCGCGGGCGGATCATCGCCCTGTCCGGCATGGCCGCCACCGACCCGCTGCCGCTGGGCCGGCTGTACACCCGCGATGGCAGCATCCGCGGATTCGCCATCAGCAACGCCACCGTGGAGGAACTCGCGGACGCGGCCCGCGCCGTCAACGAACTCCTGGCCGACGGCGCCCTGCGCGCCCGCCACATCACCCGGCTCCCCCTGCGTGAAGCCGCCGCCGCGCACGCAGCCCTGGAGGACGGGACGGCCCGCGGCAAACTGGTGCTGATTCCCTGA